A genomic window from Salvia hispanica cultivar TCC Black 2014 chromosome 5, UniMelb_Shisp_WGS_1.0, whole genome shotgun sequence includes:
- the LOC125186887 gene encoding protein ECERIFERUM 16 gives MDSKALAKSKRAHSLHHKKKHHSHHGSKVPSPSVGSDAAKKTSEGPEKSQGQQTKERTPQRQGSRALPSNWNRYDDDEDLDSASGNAQASSSQLAEFVMPKSKGAGYAHMISEAKAQSQPHYSSDDLPLLDDFIGDFMQDFGPMLAAKGQSMLSWTADDSFEFEDKASIAPQPPFLSLNLDALAEQLAKAKLSERLYLQSDLLLVEQLDEACDEDEHNPQTLASSSSLTNDQAVTTTGDLLVQTSEEPYPTKKTTDQILQPQATNRSISPKPVSEHPADSSSGKPSTFEAATAEAELDMLLNSFGEAPVPEESGGSIPLTGDAVDILIEETSSFTIADQQIPQVSKAHIATISSSKNPTSKSEFFDDFDSWLDTI, from the exons ATGGATTCCAAAGCGTTGGCGAAATCGAAAAGAGCTCATTCTCTGCATCATAAGAAGAAGCACCATTCACACCACGGGTCGAAAGTGCCTTCACCTTCAGTTGGTTCGGATGCTGCGAAGAAGACTAGTGAAGGACCTGAGAAATCTCAGGGTCAGCAGACTAAAGAGAGAACTCCGCAACGTCAAGGCTCGAGGGCACTTCCTTCGAATTGGAATCGCTATGACGATGATGAAGATTTGGATTCTGCATCTGGAAATGCACAGGCGAGCTCGAGTCAGTTAGCTGAGTTTGTGATGCCTAAGAGTAAAGGTGCGGGTTATGCTCACATGATTTCAGAGGCAAAGGCTCAATCTCAGCCGCATTATTCTTCAGATGATTTGCCTCTGCTCGATGATTTCATTGGCG ACTTTATGCAGGATTTTGGTCCAATGCTGGCTGCCAAGGGGCAAAGCATGCTCTCGTGGACTGCGGAtgatagttttgagtttgaagaCAAGGCAAGCATCGCACCTCAG CCACCATTTCTTTCCCTTAATCTAGATGCACTTGCCGAACAACTTGCAAAAGCAAAGCTGTCAGAGAGGTTATATCTACAATCAGACCTTTTACTCGTGGAGCAG CTAGACGAGGCATGCGATGAAGACGAACATAATCCTCAAACTCTTGCATCGTCTTCATCCCTCACTAATGATCAGGCAGTAACCACCACAGGAGATCTTCTTGTTCAAACCTCTGAAGAACCGTATCCTACAAAGAAAACGACAGATCAGATCTTGCAGCCGCAAGCAACCAACAGAAGCATTTCGCCAAAGCCAGTTTCTGAACACCCTGCAGATTCCAGCTCCGGGAAGCCATCCACATTTGAGGCAGCCACTGCAGAAGCAGAACTTGACATGCTTCTGAACTCATTCGGCGAGGCTCCAGTTCCTGAGGAGTCGGGTGGAAGCATTCCGTTGACTGGCGATgctgttgatattcttattgAGGAAACTTCGAGTTTTACCATTGCAGACCAGCAGATACCGCAAGTGTCCAAGGCACACATTGCAACTATATCATCCAGTAAGAATCCAACATCAAAATCtgaattttttgatgattttgattcaTGGTTAGATACcatttaa
- the LOC125186220 gene encoding prohibitin-1, mitochondrial-like translates to MNFKKVNVPQMPSGSGASKLISFGAIAGLTIYGLSNSLYNVDGGHRAIVFNRLLGVKDKVYPEGTHILAPWFERPVIYDVRARPHLVESTSGSRDLQMVKIGLRVLTRPVADQLPTIYRTLGENYNERVLPSIIHETLKTVVAQYNASQLITQRENVSREIRKILTERAANFNMALDDVSITSLTFGREFTAAIEAKQVAAQEAERAKFVVEKAEQDKQSAIIRAQGEAKSAQLIGQAISNNPAFITLRRIEASKEVSHTVAVSTNKVYLNSDELLLNLHDLNQEQTARK, encoded by the exons atgaatttcaaaaaGGTCAATGTTCCCCAGATGCCTAGTGGGAGTGGGGCATCCAAGCTAATTTCCTTTGGGGCTATCGCTGGGCTTACTATATACGGACTTAGTAACAGTCTCTACAATGTTGACGGAGGGCACCGCGCCATTGTTTTCAACCGCCTCTTGGGGGTCAAGGATAAG GTCTATCCTGAAGGGACACACATACTGGCCCCATGGTTCGAAAGACCAGTAATCTATGATGTCAGGGCACGACCTCATCTTGTGGAGAGCACATCAGGAAGTCGTGACCTTCAGATG GTCAAAATTGGTCTCCGAGTTCTCACCCGTCCAGTTGCTGATCAGTTACCAACTATTTACCGAACCCTTGGTGAAAATTACAATGAGAGGGTCCTACCTTCAATTATTCACGAGACTCTGAAAACTGTTGTTGCTCAATACAATGCTAGCCAGCTTATCACCCAGAGAGAG AATGTCAGTAGGGAAATACGGAAAATTTTAACAGAGAGAGCTGCCAACTTCAACATGGCACTGGATGATGTGTCAATTACCAGCCTGACCTTTGGAAGGGAATTCACTGCAGCCATAGAAGCTAAGCAGGTAGCTGCACAAGAAGCTGAGAGGGCCAAATTTGTAGTTGAAAAGGCTGAGCAAGACAAACAAAGTGCTATAATCAGAGCACAG GGAGAAGCTAAGAGTGCTCAATTGATTGGTCAAGCCATTTCCAACAACCCGGCGTTTATCACACTGAGGAGAATCGAAGCATCCAAGGAAGTCTCACACACTGTTGCTGTTTCAACCAACAAGGTGTACTTGAACTCTGATGAACTGTTGCTCAACCTTCACGACCTCAACCAAGAGCAAACCGCTAGGAAGTAA
- the LOC125187098 gene encoding fasciclin-like arabinogalactan protein 9 codes for MSPLLLLLPLLLLAPSARAQSAPAPAPSGPINITAVLEKEGQYTRFIHFLNVTQAGDQLNNQLNNSREGMTLFAPTDNAFQNLPPGALNDLSPQQQVQLVQNHICPKYYSLTDLLSVSNPVRTLTTGQKGGVFGLNITGQNNQVNVSTGAVVAPVYNAVRKDFPLAVYQVDKVLMPRFDEAGDEDKKAPTAAPKGGEADGGDATAPSTQSPDGNGAGRIGFVAAFWVMCMGLVL; via the coding sequence aTGTCGccgctcctcctcctcctccccctcctcctcctcgcccCCTCGGCCCGCGCCCAGTCCGCCCCCGCCCCAGCCCCCTCCGGCCCCATCAACATCACCGCGGTCCTCGAAAAGGAGGGGCAATACACCCGCTTCATCCACTTCCTCAACGTCACCCAAGCCGGGGACCAGCTCAACAACCAGCTCAACAACTCCCGCGAGGGCATGACCCTCTTCGCCCCGACCGACAACGCCTTCCAGAACCTCCCGCCGGGGGCTCTCAACGACCTGAGCCCCCAGCAGCAGGTCCAGCTGGTGCAGAACCACATCTGCCCCAAGTACTACTCGCTGACCGACCTCCTGTCGGTCAGCAACCCCGTCAGGACGCTGACCACGGGCCAGAAGGGCGGCGTGTTCGGCCTCAACATCACCGGGCAGAACAACCAGGTGAATGTGAGCACCGGGGCCGTGGTGGCCCCGGTGTACAACGCGGTGAGGAAGGACTTCCCCCTCGCGGTGTACCAGGTGGACAAGGTGCTGATGCCGCGGTTCGACGAGGCCGGGGACGAGGACAAGAAGGCGCCCACCGCGGCGCCCAAGGGAGGGGAGGCGGACGGCGGGGACGCGACGGCGCCGTCGACGCAGAGCCCGGACGGGAATGGGGCCGGGAGGATCGGATTCGTGGCGGCGTTTTGGGTGATGTGCATGGGATTGGTGTTGTGA
- the LOC125188225 gene encoding fasciclin-like arabinogalactan protein 12 codes for MSSSSSMLLLLLPLLLLGSSAHAQLSPPPPPAPAPINVTEILMGDGQCNDILRLLNGIGIIRQLGILNQTGTIDQLTDSLYNSLGKLYKSLFNSLTNTLTKSLPYQYSMSLGKSFRKSLDESLGESLDKLLFRGSG; via the coding sequence atgtCGTCCTCCTCCTCCATGCTCCTCCTCCTTCTCCCCCTCCTCCTCCTTGGCTCGTCTGCCCACGCCCAACTCTCCCCGCCTCCGCCCCCGGCCCCGGCCCCCATCAACGTCACCGAGATCCTCATGGGAGACGGGCAATGCAACGACATACTCCGCTTACTCAACGGGATCGGGATCATTAGGCAGCTTGGCATACTCAACCAGACCGGGACCATTGATCAGCTCACCGACTCGCTCTACAACTCGCTCGGCAAGCTCTACAAATCGCTCTTCAACTCGCTCACCAACACGCTCACCAAGTCGCTCCCCTACCAGTACTCCATGTCGCTCGGCAAGTCGTTCCGCAAGTCGCTCGACGAGTCGCTCGGCGAGTCGCTCGACAAGTTGCTCTTCAGGGGCTCTGGATAA
- the LOC125188787 gene encoding proteasome subunit alpha type-6: MSRGSGGGYDRHITIFSPEGRLYQVEYAFKAVKAAGVTSIGVRGKDSVCVVTQKKVPDKLLDQTSVTLLFPITKYLGLLATGITADARTLVQQARNEAAEFRFRYGYEMPVDVLARWIADKSQVYTQHAYMRPLGVVAMILGIDEEKGPQLFKCDPAGHFFGHKATSAGGKEQEAINFLEKKMKNDPQFTYEETVQTAISALQSVLQEDFKASEIEVGVVRKEDQIFKVLSTDEIDEHLTAISERD; encoded by the exons atgaGCCGCGGAAGTGGAGGCGGATACGATCGACACATTACGATCTTCTCTCCGGAAGGCCGGCTTTACCAAGTTG AATATGCCTTCAAGGCCGTCAAGGCCGCCGGAGTCACCTCGATTGGCGTCCGAGGGAAGGATTCAGTGTGTGTTGTTACTCAGAAGAAAGTGCCG GACAAGCTCTTAGATCAGACAAGCGTCACGCTTTTGTTTCCAATCACCAAGTACCTTGGTTTATTGGCTACTGGAATAACAG CTGATGCAAGGACTTTGGTGCAACAAGCAAGAAATGAGGCTGCTGAGTTTCGCTTTAGATATGGTTATGAAATGCCTGTTGATGTATTGGCACGATG GATTGCGGACAAGTCTCAGGTATACACCCAGCATGCCTACATGAGACCACTTGGTGTAG ttgCCATGATATTGGGTATCGATGAAGAGAAAGGTCCTCAGCTTTTCAAGTGTGATCCTGCTGGCCACTTTTTTGGTCATAAG GCAACTAGTGCTGGCGGGAAAGAGCAAGAGGCTATTAACTTTTTggagaaaaagatgaaaaatgaCCCTCAGTTCACCTATGAGGAAACTGTGCAG ACTGCCATTTCAGCACTACAATCCGTTCTACAGGAGGATTTCAAGGCCAGTGAGATCGAG GTTGGTGTTGTGAGGAAAGAGGATCAAATCTTCAAAGTCCTGTCGACTGATGAAATTGACGAGCACCTGACTGCAATCAGCGAGCGTGACTAA
- the LOC125188786 gene encoding cytochrome P450 76A2-like produces MDWIYTLFVCCVALLAPAALLFRLRPRPGSGASRLPPGPRGWPVFGNMFDLGPMPHKTIAGLRTAYGPVVWLRIGSINTMVVQTAEAASALFKGHDASFAERTIIEVMRAHAFDRAALSLAPYGPYWRAMKRMMTAEMLGQRRIGETEAVRRRCVADMVEWIGNAAEKTGQSQTRRAVHVARFVFLASFNMLANLMLSRDLVSPEAAEGSEFHAAMLELMNCSGTPNIVDLFPFLRRIDPQGLRRKIDRGMEKTLKIVAGFVEKRRKEMKSNPSARKDFLEVLLEYRGNSDDECDQISDHQLHIIIMEVFLAGSETTSSTIEWAMVELLRHPAAMAAAKEELRRVVGEGNRFEEAQIEDLPYLQAVVKETLRLHPPVPFLVPRRAIREVEFMSYRIPENTQVFVNAWAIGRDPRCWEEAEEFRPERFLEARTDYRGHNFELIPFGAGRRICAGIPLAHRMLNLVLGSLLHEFEWGVDEVGEKEMADERERMGVTVRKLVPLMAIARRCST; encoded by the exons ATGGATTGGATATACACACTATTTGTATGTTGTGTTGCTCTCTTGGCACCGGCGGCGCTCCTCTTCCGCCTGCGCCCCCGGCCGGGCTCGGGCGCCTCGCGGCTGCCCCCGGGGCCAAGGGGTTGGCCCGTGTTCGGCAACATGTTCGACCTCGGCCCGATGCCGCACAAGACCATCGCCGGCCTCCGGACCGCGTACGGCCCGGTCGTGTGGCTGCGGATCGGCTCGATCAACACGATGGTCGTGCAGACGGCCGAGGCCGCGTCCGCGCTCTTCAAGGGCCACGACGCGAGCTTCGCGGAGCGCACGATCATCGAGGTCATGCGCGCGCACGCCTTCGACAGGGCGGCCCTGTCGCTGGCGCCGTACGGCCCGTACTGGCGGGCGATGAAGCGGATGATGACGGCCGAGATGCTCGGCCAGCGGCGCATCGGCGAGACGGAGGCGGTCCGGCGCCGATGCGTCGCCGACATGGTGGAGTGGATCGGGAATGCAGCTGAGAAAACCGGTCAAAGTCAAACACGCCGCGCCGTCCACGTGGCGAGGTTCGTGTTCCTGGCGTCGTTCAACATGCTGGCGAACCTAATGCTGTCTCGGGATCTGGTGAGTCCCGAGGCAGCGGAGGGTTCGGAGTTCCACGCGGCGATGCTGGAGCTCATGAACTGCTCCGGCACGCCGAATATCGTCGATTTGTTCCCCTTTCTCCGGCGGATTGATCCCCAGGGACTACGGCGGAAGATCGATCGAGGAATGGAGAAAACGTTGAAGATCGTCGCCGGATTCGTCGAGAAACGGAGGAAGGAAATGAAATCAAATCCTAGCGCTAGAAAGGATTTTCTCGAGGTGCTTCTAGAATACCGCGGAAACAGCGACGACGAGTGCGATCAGATCTCCGATCATCAGCTCCACATTATCATCATG GAGGTGTTCCTGGCCGGATCGGAGACGACGAGCAGCACGATCGAGTGGGCGATGGTGGAGCTCCTCCGCCACCCGGCGGCGATGGCGGCGGCGAAGGAGGAGCTCCGCCGCGTGGTCGGAGAAGGAAACAGATTCGAGGAGGCGCAGATCGAGGATCTGCCGTACCTGCAGGCGGTGGTGAAGGAGACGCTGCGGCTGCATCCGCCGGTGCCGTTCCTGGTGCCGCGGCGGGCGATCCGAGAGGTGGAGTTCATGAGCTACCGGATTCCGGAGAACACGCAGGTGTTCGTGAACGCGTGGGCGATCGGGCGGGATCCGCGGTGCTGGGAGGAGGCGGAGGAGTTCAGGCCGGAGAGGTTTCTGGAGGCGAGGACGGATTACAGAGGGCATAATTTCGAGCTGATTCCGTTCGGCGCGGGGAGGAGGATCTGCGCCGGGATACCGCTGGCGCACCGGATGCTGAACCTGGTGCTGGGGAGCCTGCTGCATGAGTTCGAGTGGGGAGTGGATGAGGTCGGGGAGAAGGAGATGGcggatgagagagagaggatggGGGTTACGGTGAGGAAGCTGGTGCCGCTCATGGCGATTGCGCGGAGGTGTTCGACCTAA